In Miscanthus floridulus cultivar M001 chromosome 5, ASM1932011v1, whole genome shotgun sequence, one genomic interval encodes:
- the LOC136450369 gene encoding mitogen-activated protein kinase kinase kinase 18-like — MATAAVISGRWTRVRTLGRGASGAVVSLAADGASGALFAVKSAPAGTAAAEHLRREGSILSALRSPHIVPCLGVRAAPDGGCQLLLEFAPGGSLADAAARSSGGGGRIGDDERAVAAYAADVARGLAYLHARSLVHGDVKARNVVVGADGRAKLADFGCARAVGSASASARPIIGGTPAFMAPEVARGEEQGPAADVWALGCTVVEMATGRAPWSGVVDSVPAAVHRIGYTDAVPEVPAWMSAEARDFLARCCFARNPRDRCTAAQLLEHPFLASAGAGVKAEEGAAAAAEWRVSPKSTLDAALWESDADDDSDDEGDVSESPAQRIKALACPCSALPDWDSEEGDWIEVLGEQCEAKATNLVPTKDVAGEDECQLLSEVLETEVDFIDADAEGDDPECSVAVGLAAAPSVALQEEQCRGTYSNPTVFLTEACHNIEMSRSFLLQNCPLFALSSVLLLLFILLNDYPFHIGPQKNSRTA; from the coding sequence ATGGCAACAGCAGCGGTCATCAGCGGCCGGTGGACGCGCGTCCGCACGCTCGGCCGCGGCGCGTCGGGCGCGGTGGTGTCGCTCGCCGCCGACGGTGCCTCGGGCGCGCTCTTCGCGGTCAAGTCCGCGCCCGCGGGGACGGCGGCGGCCGAGCACCTGCGGCGCGAGGGGAGCATCCTGTCCGCGCTCCGGTCCCCGCACATCGTCCCCTGCCTGGGCGTCCGCGCCGCGCCGGACGGGGGCTGCCAGCTGCTCCTCGAGTTCGCGCCGGGGGGCTCGCTCGCGGACGCGGCGGctcggagcagcggcggcgggggGCGCATCGGCGACGACGAGCGCGCGGTGGCCGCGTACGCCGCGGACGTGGCGCGGGGCCTGGCGTACCTCCACGCGCGGTCGCTCGTGCACGGGGACGTCAAGGCGCGGAACGTCGTGGTCGGCGCCGACGGCCGCGCCAAGCTCGCGGACTTCGGGTGCGCCAGGGCGGTgggctccgcctccgcctccgcgcgcCCCATCATCGGCGGCACGCCGGCGTTCATGGCGCCCGAGGTGGCGCGCGGGGAGGAGCAGGGCCCCGCCGCCGACGTCTGGGCGCTCGGGTGCACCGTCGTCGAGATGGCCACGGGCCGCGCGCCGTGGAGCGGCGTGGTGGACAGCGTCCCCGCGGCCGTGCACCGGATCGGGTACACCGACGCCGTGCCGGAGGTGCCCGCGTGGATGTCGGCCGAGGCCAGGGACTTCTTGGCCCGCTGCTGCTTCGCGAGGAACCCGCGCGACCGGTGCACGGCGGCGCAGCTCTTGGAGCACCCGTTCCTGGCGTCAGCTGGAGCCGGCGTCAAGGCGGAGGagggggctgcggcggcggcggaatgGCGGGTGTCTCCCAAGAGCACGCTGGACGCCGCGCTCTGGGAATCCGACGCCGACGATGACTCCGATGACGAGGGCGACGTGTCAGAGAGCCCCGCCCAGAGAATCAAGGCATTGGCCTGCCCCTGCTCGGCCTTGCCGGACTGGGATTCCGAAGAAGGCGACTGGATTGAAGTGCTCGGTGAGCAATGTGAAGCCAAAGCCACCAATTTGGTACCAACCAAAGATGTGGCCGGCGAAGACGAGTGCCAGCTCCTGAGTGAGGTGTTGGAAACAGAGGTTGACTTCATCGACGCCGACGCAGAGGGCGATGATCCTGAGTGTTCTGTAGCTGTAGGATTAGCTGCTGCTCCGTCAGTTGCGCTGCAGGAAGAGCAGTGTAGGGGTACTTACAGTAATCCAACTGTATTTCTTACTGAGGCTTGTCACAATATTGAAATGTCAAGGTCCTTTTTACTGCAAAATTGTCCCCTCTTTGCTCTGTCTTctgttctactactactattCATTCTGCTAAATGATTATCCGTTTCACATTGGTCCACAAAAAAATTCTAGAACTGCCTAA